The Streptomyces sp. SS1-1 genome has a segment encoding these proteins:
- a CDS encoding HPr family phosphocarrier protein has protein sequence MAERRVNVGWAEGLHARPASIFVRAATATGVPVTIAKADGNPVNAASMLAVLGLGAQGGEEIVLASDAEGADAALDRLAKLVAEGLEELPETV, from the coding sequence ATGGCTGAGCGCCGCGTCAACGTCGGCTGGGCCGAGGGTCTCCACGCCCGCCCCGCCTCCATCTTCGTCCGGGCCGCCACGGCCACAGGCGTCCCGGTGACCATCGCCAAGGCCGACGGCAACCCCGTCAACGCGGCCTCGATGCTGGCGGTCCTGGGCCTGGGCGCCCAGGGCGGCGAGGAGATCGTCCTCGCCTCCGACGCCGAGGGTGCGGACGCCGCCCTCGACCGTCTGGCCAAGCTGGTCGCCGAGGGCCTCGAGGAACTGCCCGAGACGGTCTGA
- a CDS encoding bifunctional GNAT family N-acetyltransferase/acetate--CoA ligase family protein, with amino-acid sequence MQSASDRHVYPAHWEADVVLRDGGTARIRPITVDDAERLVSFYEQVSDESKYYRFFAPYPRLSAKDVRRFTHHDFVDRVGLAATIGGDFIATVRYDRIGADGAPASAPADEAEVAFLVQDAHQGRGVASALLEHIAAVARERGIRRFAAEVLPANTKMIKVFTDAGYTQKRSFEDGVVRLEFDLEPTDRSLAVQYAREQRAEARSVQRLLVPGSVAVVGVGRTPGGVGRGVLGNITDAGFTGRVYAVNKAFPKDLEEIDGVPAHRSVREIEEQVDLAVVAVPAEQVPEVVAECGAHGVQGLVVLAAGYAESGPEGRERQRALVRQARSYGMRIIGPNAFGVINTSDRVRLNASLAPETPRPGRIGLFAQSGAIGIALLSRLHRRGGGVTGVTGVSTFVSSGNRADVSGNDVLQYWYDDPDTDVALMYLESIGNPRKFTRLARRTAAAKPLVVVQGARHGGAAPQGHTVRVTRLPHATVSALLRQAGVIRVDTITELVDAGLLLARQPLPAGPRVAILGNSESLGLLTYDACLAEGLRPLPPLDLTTQASAADFHAALSHALADDTCDAVVVTAIPAIGDASTGDAELAEALRSAAERVPGKPVLVVHVELGGLAEALSAAASTAPQTGTTLRGSVPRPHPVRPLDFPAEAPPGPDGDPGGSPRLIPAYPAAERAVRALGEAVKYAQWRREAAEPGRVPEYDDIDEKGAAQLIDRLLARGQGLTLGTDDTCELLGRYGVHVHRALHAPTADAAVEAAGTLGYPVALKATAPHLRHRADLGGVRLDLADEEQLRRAYTELAELFGKPEELRPVVQRMAPRGVDTVVRAVIDPAAGAVLSFGLAGAASQLLGDMAHRLVPVTDRDAASLVRAIRTAPLLFGWRGSAPVDTPALEELLLRVSRLVHDHPEVVAVTLEPVVVAAHGLSVLGASVRLAPPPARDDLGPRTLPAY; translated from the coding sequence ATGCAGAGCGCCTCGGACCGGCACGTGTACCCCGCCCACTGGGAAGCCGACGTGGTGCTGCGCGACGGCGGCACCGCGCGCATCCGGCCCATCACCGTCGACGACGCCGAGCGCCTGGTCAGCTTCTACGAACAGGTGTCCGACGAATCGAAGTACTACCGCTTCTTCGCGCCCTACCCGCGCCTGTCCGCCAAGGACGTCCGCCGCTTCACCCACCACGACTTCGTGGACCGGGTGGGACTCGCGGCCACGATCGGCGGCGACTTCATCGCCACCGTGCGGTACGACCGCATCGGCGCCGACGGGGCGCCCGCGTCCGCCCCCGCCGACGAGGCCGAGGTCGCCTTCCTCGTCCAGGACGCCCACCAGGGACGCGGCGTCGCCTCCGCCCTGCTCGAACACATCGCGGCGGTCGCCCGGGAGCGCGGCATACGCCGGTTCGCCGCCGAGGTGCTGCCCGCCAACACCAAGATGATCAAGGTGTTCACGGACGCCGGGTACACCCAGAAGCGCAGCTTCGAGGACGGCGTCGTCCGCCTGGAGTTCGACCTGGAGCCCACCGACCGCTCGCTCGCCGTGCAGTACGCGCGCGAGCAGCGCGCCGAGGCCCGGTCCGTGCAGCGCCTCCTCGTGCCCGGCTCCGTCGCCGTCGTCGGCGTCGGCCGCACCCCCGGCGGCGTCGGCCGAGGCGTCCTCGGCAACATCACGGACGCCGGGTTCACCGGCCGGGTGTACGCGGTGAACAAGGCGTTCCCGAAGGACCTGGAGGAGATCGACGGGGTGCCCGCGCACCGGTCCGTGCGCGAGATCGAGGAGCAGGTCGACCTCGCGGTCGTCGCCGTCCCCGCCGAGCAGGTGCCCGAGGTCGTCGCCGAGTGCGGCGCCCACGGCGTCCAGGGACTGGTCGTCCTCGCCGCCGGATACGCCGAGAGCGGCCCCGAGGGGCGCGAGCGGCAGCGCGCGCTCGTACGGCAGGCCCGCAGCTACGGCATGCGGATCATCGGCCCCAACGCCTTCGGCGTCATCAACACCTCCGACCGGGTCCGGCTGAACGCCTCCCTCGCCCCCGAGACGCCCCGCCCCGGCCGGATCGGGCTGTTCGCCCAGTCCGGCGCCATCGGCATCGCCCTGCTCTCCCGACTGCACCGCCGCGGCGGCGGCGTCACCGGCGTCACCGGCGTGTCCACGTTCGTCTCCTCCGGCAACCGCGCCGACGTCAGCGGCAACGACGTCCTGCAGTACTGGTACGACGACCCCGACACCGACGTCGCCCTCATGTACCTGGAGTCCATCGGCAACCCCCGCAAGTTCACCCGCCTCGCCCGGCGCACGGCGGCGGCCAAACCCCTCGTCGTGGTCCAGGGCGCCCGGCACGGCGGCGCCGCCCCGCAGGGCCACACGGTCCGCGTCACCCGCCTGCCGCACGCCACCGTGTCCGCGCTGCTCCGCCAGGCCGGCGTGATCCGCGTCGACACCATCACCGAGCTGGTCGACGCCGGACTGCTGCTCGCCCGCCAGCCGCTGCCCGCCGGACCCCGCGTGGCCATCCTCGGCAACTCGGAGTCGCTCGGCCTGCTCACCTACGACGCCTGCCTCGCCGAGGGCCTGCGCCCCCTGCCACCGCTCGACCTCACGACCCAGGCGTCGGCCGCCGACTTCCACGCCGCCCTGTCGCACGCGCTCGCCGACGACACCTGCGACGCCGTCGTCGTCACGGCGATCCCGGCCATCGGAGACGCCTCCACCGGGGACGCCGAGCTCGCCGAGGCCCTGCGGTCGGCGGCCGAGCGGGTGCCGGGCAAGCCGGTCCTAGTCGTCCACGTGGAGCTGGGCGGACTGGCAGAGGCCCTGTCGGCGGCGGCCAGCACCGCGCCCCAGACCGGCACCACGCTCCGAGGCTCCGTGCCCCGCCCGCACCCCGTCCGCCCCCTGGACTTCCCGGCGGAAGCGCCGCCCGGACCGGACGGCGACCCCGGCGGCTCACCGCGGCTGATCCCCGCCTACCCGGCCGCCGAACGGGCCGTCCGCGCGCTCGGCGAGGCCGTCAAGTACGCCCAGTGGCGGCGCGAGGCCGCTGAGCCCGGCCGTGTCCCCGAGTACGACGACATCGACGAGAAGGGCGCCGCACAGCTGATCGACCGGCTGCTCGCGCGCGGCCAGGGCCTCACGCTCGGCACCGACGACACCTGCGAGCTGCTCGGCCGGTACGGCGTCCATGTGCACCGCGCCCTGCACGCACCCACCGCCGACGCGGCCGTGGAAGCCGCCGGGACGCTCGGCTACCCCGTCGCCCTCAAGGCCACCGCGCCCCATCTGCGGCACCGCGCCGACCTCGGCGGAGTCCGCCTCGACCTCGCGGACGAGGAGCAACTGCGACGGGCGTACACCGAGTTGGCCGAGCTGTTCGGCAAGCCGGAGGAGCTCAGGCCGGTCGTGCAGCGCATGGCGCCGCGCGGCGTGGACACCGTCGTTCGGGCCGTCATCGACCCGGCGGCCGGTGCCGTGCTGTCCTTCGGGCTCGCCGGCGCCGCCTCCCAGCTGCTCGGCGACATGGCGCACCGCCTGGTCCCGGTCACCGACCGCGACGCCGCCTCGCTCGTCCGCGCCATCCGCACCGCCCCGCTGCTGTTCGGCTGGCGGGGCTCCGCGCCCGTGGACACCCCGGCCCTGGAGGAGCTGCTGCTGCGGGTGTCCCGCCTCGTCCACGACCACCCCGAGGTCGTCGCCGTCACCCTGGAGCCGGTGGTCGTCGCCGCGCACGGGCTGAGCGTCCTCGGGGCCTCCGTGCGGCTCGCGCCGCCGCCCGCCCGCGACGACCTCGGGCCCCGGACCCTGCCTGCCTACTGA
- a CDS encoding DUF5998 family protein has translation MAKTSTTTQGLRAAIERSGYYPALVAEAVEAAVGGEPIRSYLVHQETTFDQNEVRRHVTVLVLTHNRFIVSHTDEQAADSTSPTPYATTSTESVKLGRISSVVVSRVVANPEQYTPGTLPREIVLTIGWGAVSRIDLEPAACGDPNCEADHGYTGSSTADDLSLRVSEAGDGPETVRQALLFAQSLSEATADVAR, from the coding sequence ATGGCCAAGACCAGTACGACGACCCAGGGGCTGCGTGCGGCGATCGAGCGCAGCGGCTACTACCCGGCCCTCGTGGCCGAGGCGGTGGAGGCCGCCGTGGGCGGCGAGCCCATCCGGTCGTACCTGGTCCACCAGGAGACGACGTTCGACCAGAACGAGGTGCGCCGGCACGTGACCGTGCTGGTCCTCACCCACAACCGCTTCATCGTCAGCCACACCGACGAGCAGGCCGCCGACAGCACCTCCCCGACGCCGTACGCCACGACGTCCACCGAGTCGGTCAAGCTCGGCCGGATCTCGTCGGTCGTCGTCAGCCGCGTCGTCGCCAACCCCGAGCAGTACACCCCGGGCACCCTGCCCCGCGAGATCGTCCTCACCATCGGCTGGGGCGCCGTCTCCCGCATCGACCTGGAGCCCGCCGCCTGCGGCGACCCCAACTGCGAGGCCGACCACGGCTACACGGGCAGCTCCACGGCCGACGACCTCAGCCTGCGCGTCAGCGAGGCCGGTGACGGCCCGGAGACCGTCCGCCAGGCCCTCCTCTTCGCCCAGTCCCTCTCCGAGGCGACCGCGGACGTCGCCCGCTGA
- a CDS encoding alkaline phosphatase family protein — MVQTAAWDAHPEPLAVASAPVPQYGGGSLADLLPTLAAGMGVPDMTAVITELSAADRNCVFLIDGLGWEQLRAHPDEAPFMTSLLAGSRGGSGHPITAGFPATTATSLASVGTGRPPGAHGLPGYTVRNPDTGELMNQLRWNPWTPPHVWQPYPTVFELAHRAGVHAAQVSSPTFQNTPLTKVALSGGSFLGRLAGEERVDLAAEQLAAGDRALVYTYYAELDGAGHRYGVDSDTWRGQLMYVDRLVQRLAEQLPPRTALYVTADHGMIDVPFDEEHRIDFDADWELRAGVALLGGEGRARHVYAVPGAAQDVLTCWREVLGEQFWVASRDEAIEAGWFGPHIDERVYGRLGDVIAAARDDVLIIASEREPKESAMVGNHGSMTPAEQLVPLLEVRS, encoded by the coding sequence ATGGTCCAGACCGCCGCCTGGGACGCCCACCCGGAACCCCTCGCCGTCGCCTCCGCCCCCGTCCCCCAGTACGGCGGCGGATCCCTCGCCGACCTGCTGCCCACGCTGGCCGCGGGCATGGGCGTACCGGACATGACGGCCGTGATCACCGAGCTGTCCGCCGCCGACCGCAACTGCGTGTTCCTGATCGACGGCCTCGGCTGGGAGCAGCTGCGGGCCCACCCCGACGAGGCGCCGTTCATGACGTCGCTCCTCGCCGGCTCACGCGGCGGCAGCGGGCACCCCATCACCGCGGGCTTCCCGGCCACCACGGCGACCTCCCTCGCCTCCGTCGGCACCGGCCGGCCGCCCGGCGCGCACGGCCTGCCCGGCTACACCGTGCGCAACCCCGACACCGGCGAGCTGATGAACCAGCTCCGCTGGAACCCGTGGACCCCGCCGCACGTCTGGCAGCCGTACCCCACCGTCTTCGAGCTGGCGCACCGCGCGGGCGTGCACGCCGCGCAGGTCTCGTCCCCCACCTTCCAGAACACCCCGCTCACCAAGGTCGCCCTCAGCGGCGGCAGCTTCCTCGGGCGGCTGGCCGGAGAGGAGCGCGTCGACCTGGCCGCCGAGCAGCTCGCGGCGGGCGACCGCGCCCTCGTCTACACGTACTACGCCGAGCTGGACGGCGCCGGACACCGCTACGGCGTCGACTCCGACACCTGGCGCGGGCAGCTGATGTACGTCGACCGGCTCGTCCAGCGCCTCGCCGAACAGCTCCCGCCGCGCACCGCGCTCTACGTCACCGCCGACCACGGCATGATCGACGTGCCCTTCGACGAGGAGCACCGCATCGACTTCGACGCGGACTGGGAGCTGCGCGCCGGGGTCGCCCTGCTGGGCGGCGAGGGCCGCGCCCGGCACGTCTACGCGGTTCCCGGTGCCGCGCAGGACGTCCTGACCTGCTGGCGCGAGGTGCTGGGCGAGCAGTTCTGGGTGGCGTCGCGGGACGAGGCGATCGAGGCGGGCTGGTTCGGCCCGCACATCGACGAGCGGGTCTACGGCCGCCTCGGCGACGTGATCGCGGCCGCGCGGGACGACGTCCTGATCATCGCGTCCGAACGGGAGCCGAAGGAGTCGGCGATGGTCGGCAACCACGGCTCGATGACCCCCGCCGAGCAACTGGTCCCGTTGCTCGAAGTACGCTCCTGA
- a CDS encoding thymidine kinase, whose protein sequence is MPELVFFSGTMDCGKSTLALQIEHNRSARGLAGIIFTRDDRAGEGKLSSRLGLVTDAVEVEDGADLYAYVVDHLSRGGRADYVIADEAQFLAPEQIDQLARVVDDLSLDVFAFGITTDFRTKLFPGSQRLVELADRVEVLQVEALCWCGARATHNARTIGGEMVVEGAQVVIGDVDQSDTIGYEVLCRRHHRRRMTAATARAAALSPDVLPVTTT, encoded by the coding sequence ATGCCCGAGCTGGTGTTCTTCTCCGGAACCATGGACTGCGGGAAGTCGACGCTGGCTCTCCAGATCGAGCACAACCGTTCGGCGCGCGGCCTGGCCGGCATCATCTTCACGCGCGACGACCGCGCGGGCGAGGGCAAGCTGTCCAGCCGGCTCGGCCTCGTCACCGACGCGGTGGAGGTCGAGGACGGCGCCGACCTGTACGCCTACGTGGTCGACCACCTCTCCCGGGGCGGTCGCGCGGACTACGTCATCGCCGACGAGGCGCAGTTCCTCGCCCCGGAACAGATCGACCAACTCGCCCGCGTCGTCGACGACCTGAGCCTCGACGTCTTCGCCTTCGGCATCACCACCGACTTCCGCACCAAGCTCTTCCCCGGCTCCCAGCGCCTGGTGGAGCTGGCCGACCGCGTCGAGGTCCTCCAGGTCGAGGCCCTGTGCTGGTGCGGCGCCCGCGCCACCCACAACGCCCGCACGATAGGCGGCGAGATGGTCGTCGAGGGCGCCCAGGTCGTCATCGGCGACGTCGACCAGTCCGACACGATCGGCTACGAGGTCCTGTGCCGCCGCCACCACCGCCGCCGCATGACAGCGGCGACGGCGCGGGCGGCGGCGTTGTCACCGGACGTGTTGCCGGTCACGACCACCTGA